The Paenibacillus wynnii DNA window GTGCAAGTAAGTGAACAATATCAGGCCTGGACGGAAATACTCATATTCGCTCTCCAGCGGTTCTTTTACCTTAATGACCATGTCGGAAGCGCCCCAAAGTGTTCCGGCATCCTCAATTAGCTTGGCTCCGGCCAATTCATACTCTTCATTCGGGAATCCACTGCCCAGACCTGCGCCTGCTTCAATCAGAACCTCATGCCCTGCTCTAAGAAGAGTAACTACACCCGCCGGTGTTATGCCTACACGGTTTTCGCTGTTTTTAATTTCTTTAGGAACTCCAATAATCATCCTAATCTCTCCTGTCTTGTGTGTGTCTCTTATGTAAAGAATCATAACATATGAGTCTTTTATTCAATTTGTTAAAAAAGAAAAACATTATCTGTCATGATTGTGTTTTTACACAACGGGACTATTTATCACAAATACTTAAACAAAAATGGATGTCCGGTAACTAGTCGTAACTACGGAGAATGTTTGGACTTTCGGTCGCTGTTGTCTCCATATTTCCTGATTGTACCGCTATCTGCGGTAGAAATCCGGAGACAAAGGCGAACGCTGGCGCTCCTACAGTTCCAAAATTCCCCTTCGCTACTCTTCACCTAGAACCTTTGTTTAAGTATAAAAAGACAAACAACCCGCTCATTGAGCGGGTTGTCGGCAGAACTGAAGCAGCACAGTATTCCTGTGCGCAAAGGTAACATCAAGTTAATAATAAGGTGGATGAGGGTATGTTTAGTTTCACAAACATAACATTAAAAATGGACGGTATCCGTTTCTCATAGAAATATATAAAAGTATACTGAAGACTTATACTTTCTTTTATTTTAACAAACACAGTACCGTTTCCAGCAGGATATTTACACCCTTTTCACAATCCTCATAGGAGGTGAGCTCTTCCTCACAATGGCTTTTCCCTTTAACACTAGGTACAAAAACCATAGCGGATGGAAGAAAACCGGCCACGAACTGCGCATCATGACCCGCACCGCTGGCCATTTTTTTATGAGAATATCCTAAGCTTAATGCTGCTTGCTCTACCCGGTTGCAAATGTTGGGATCAAACCATACCGTATCACGGCCCCACAGCTTGGTTGTCGTAACACCGCACTCCCCTTGCAGCACCGGTAAGCTCTGAATGATAGCTTCAACTTCGCGAACCACACCCATGTCCTTATGTCTGGCTTCCACCGTAAAAATCACTTGATTAGGGATAACGGTATGAATATTAGGCAGGACGTTCATTCGGCCCATGGTATAGACCAGTTCGGAATCGAGCAACCCAAGCTTATTTCGAAGTTCTGTAATAAGGTCGTTCGCCGCGAACAAGGCATCCTTCCGCATCTCCATAGGTGTTGTGCCCGCATGATCGGATTCACCGGTCACTTCAATCTCATAACAAGCCATGCCGACTACACAATCCACTATCCCGATGGATAAATCCTCCCTCTCCAAGACAGGACCCTGCTCAATGTGAAGCTCCAGATATGCGGTGGCTTCCTGAATTCGATTAGCGGCATCACCTGCAAATCCGCTTGCCTCTAGTGCTTCTTGAAACGTAGTCCCTTCCGGATCTTTTTTGCTCATCATTACGGCCTTATCAAACTTTCCGGACAAGACACCAGACGCCATCATCGAAGGTTCAAACCGAGCACCCTCTTCATTGGTGAAATTCATAACGGTAATTGGAATCTCAGGGGTAATCCCTTGATCGACCAGAGTCCGTACGATCTCCAATCCGGCGATAACCCCGAGCACACCATCGAACCGTCCACCTTTTTTGACGGTATCCATGTGTGATCCAATCACGATAGGCGGTTTCTCCTTGGCCCCCGCAAGTGTTGCATACATCGTGCCCATATCATCAACCCTAACGTTCATCCCCAACTCTTTGCAGCAGGAACGGAAGTAACTCCGGACTTTGAGATCTTCTTCTGATAATGATAGCCGTGTCACACCATTGTTGTCCGTACGGCCAAAATCCGCAAAGGTCTCGATGGTATTCTTCAGTCGCTCGCCGTTCACGGTTAATTTTCTCAACTGCATCACATCATCTCCGTTCGAACAATTAGGTGGATTAAAAACAAATAACTGCTTTCTATATATGTTATACCAATAATAAATATTTTCACTTTACATAATGTAATAATTATTTTTTAGAATAAGGTACTTTGTGTTACACGCTGGCGTTTGTGTAACCATTCGGCTCCTCGGGAGCGGTAATGTTGCACGAAGTGCAGGATTTAGTGCGTACTCGGTGGGTTGGGAGCTGTATTGTTGTATAGAGTGCAGGATTTGGTGCGCAATCGGTAGGCAGGGAGCTGTATTGTTGTATAGAGTGCAGGATTTGGCGGGTAAGCGGTGGTTTGGGGGTTGTATTGTTGTATGAAGTGCAGGATTTAATGAGTAATTAGTTGGTTGGGAGCGGTAATGTTGCACGAAGTGCAGGATTTAGTGCGTACTCGGTGGGTTGGGAGCTGTATTGTTGTATAGAGTGCTGGTAGAATAGGATCAATAAACAAAAAGAAAGGGAGTACATTAATGATTACAACTTTAAAAAGTTCAACTGCGACCGCCCAGATCAAATCCATCGGCGCAGAGCTCATCAGCTTCAAAAAAGAAGAAAACGGCGTTGAGTACATTTGGAATGGAGATGCAGCGTATTGGCCAGGCCATTCTCCGGTGCTTTTTCCGATTGTGTGTGCAGTTAATAACGGAGAGATAAGGGTAGACGGCAAATCCTATCCATTAAAAAATCATGGTTTTGTGAGGCATAATGAATTCGAGTTAGTTGAAGCGAGTGAATCACGGGCGATTTATCGTCACACTTACAATGAAACTACATTAGCAATATACCCCTACAAGTTTGATCTATATATTACATACACGCTCGAAGGTAATAAACTGGAGATCGACTATCGGGTGAATAATATCGATGAGCAAGAAATTTTCTTCCAGTTGGGCACACATCCTGCCTTTAATTGCCCGTTAGAAGAGGGGGGTCATATTCAGGATTATTACTTGGAGTTCGAACAAAAGGAAACGCTTGAGCGGCTATTCATGAACAAATCCAATCAACTGGTTAGCGGAAAGTCCGAGGTTATTTTGGAGAATGAGCAGATCCTGCCCTTATCCTATGAAATGTTTGAAGAGGGCGCGTTAGTGTTTCGTAACATCAACTCTCAAAGAGTTGCCTTAAAAAGCAAGGAATCCACTAAAAGTGTAGTTCTGTCCTACGAGAATTTCCCTTACATGGGCTTATGGCAGCCTAAAAATGCCCCTTTCATCTGTGTAGAGCCTTGGCACGGCATTGCGGATGCAGACAATTTCACGGGTGAACTCAAGGATAAGGAAATGATCATCTCCCTGAACCCGGGAGAGAGCTTCAAAAGTTCGCTAACTATCGAGGTTAACTAATATTCTTCTATTAAAAGAAAGGCACCTAGCTAAATTTTCTAGGGTTCCCTTTTGAGGTGCAGAGCATTTGGGTGATTTTAAAATGGGCATGTAAACTGATCAAAGTTTGCATGCCCATTTTTCTTTCTTAATACATAAAGGATCTATTATGCTAATTTACTATTCTTTTTTATATAGTAGTCATCAAAAGGTATAAAGGTGTTATTTTCTATTTTGACAAAATAATTATCCTCTAAGGCTTGAATTCTTTGGATATCATCTGTTGTGGCTTTCGTAATTTCCAATTATTTTATTTAGCTGCTTATAACTTACACTCCATCGAATATAAAATCCGTCGTCAAATTCTTTTTGCCATCCACTAATCCCTTGGCTAACAATATCTATACTGCGACAATCCCATTCGCCACCGCAATTATCATTATTCATATGACCTTTCGTTATCGGGTCGGAATAACATTCAAAGATTTCCTCCCCTAAATCTTGGGTATCTTCAACGTTTGTCTACTTTTTGAGCTTCTCTTATCTTCTCATCCAGCTGTTTAAAAGCTTCGCGCAACTTCTCTTTAGGCACCCCTGCATACCGATCCCCGATACTGGCCTCATAATAGCAGGAGGTTGTTCCTTCGATTTCTCTCAGCACCTGTGTAAAACCAATTCCGGTCGACTCATAAATGGCAATTAGTATAGGCATCAGCTTTTCCTTTGGCAGCTCAAAATGGACATGGAACATGTTGGATACCGGTTCTACAGGCAAGGTGGATACCGCCTCACTCTGATTAAAGAAACTGGCAAGCTCCTTGGCCTCTTCGTAGTACTGCCCCATTTTATGTACTCTCTGTTTGAAATAGTAATCAGCAGCAGTTATGTAAGGATACAAACTGATTAAATCTCCGCCATGCCGCCTTTTCCATATTTTTGATTCCTGTGTGAAATCCTCGCTGCCCGCCAATATAGCTCCGGCAATCCCGCCGATTCCTTTATAAAAAGACACATACACGCTATCAAACAGCGCACAGATTTCAGCAGCGGTTTTCTCATAATAGGGCAGGACTTCAAAGAGCCGCGCACCGTCCAAATGCAGTAAGATCCCTTGTTCACGGCAATACGCCGAAATCGCTTCAAGTTCTGTGTAGTCCGGCAGCTGCCCGCCAATCTCGCGCTGTGGTAATTCAAGCAATAAACAGGCCACTTCCTTATCCATGTTCAAGACGTCTTCTAAATGAATCAGGCGATTCTTATCGGCAAGTAAAACAGGTTCGAGATGATGCAGTTCCTTCAAGCCATCCTGTTCATGGATTTCCAAATGGCATAAGGGATGATAAGCGACCTTTTTGAAACCTTTTCGATCACACCATATCCTTAAAGCAATTTGCTGCGCCATCGTCCCGCTTGGAAAAAATACTGCACTTTCTTTCCCCAAAAACTCAGCCATTTCGGCTTGAAAATCCTCGATCAGCTGCCCTGAGCCATATATATCACTGTCTAGATTCTCATCCACATCCTGAAAAGCTTCCTTTAATACTTGAATGCTTCTTCTCCCATGACCCGATAATGGATAGGTAGTCCGATTAAATGCCTCAACCAGCAATTGATATTCGTTCATCTAAGCTCCTCTCCTGATACCTATGTATTTACCTACAAAAAGTATATCACAATCCACAATATGGAGATTAAGGCTTAGCCTAGCGTTATTATTCCGAATATTGACGAATTTCAAAAAATATTATGCTTTGTTGCCTAGCTGACGGTGTAAAAGTGTACAGGCTATGCTACAATATTGGAATTGCAAAAGCAGTCATTAGGGAGGGTTATTGAAACACCATGCTCATTATTGGTATCGCCGGTGGCACCGGTTCCGGAAAAACTACAGTTGCCCGTTCCGTCATTGATCGTCTTGGATCGAGTAAGGTGACTTTCATATCTCAGGATAACTACTATAAGGACCATTCGCATCTTAGTATGGCTGAACGGGGATCCATCAATTATGATCACCCCTTCGCCTTTGATAACGAATTGTTAATTGAGCATCTCAAATGTCTAAAAGAAGGCAAACCCGCTCAGGCTCCGGTATATGACTTCACAATTCATGCCCGTTCTACTGTTGATTCGGTGAATTTAGAAGCGAATAATATCGTCATTCTCGAAGGACTTCATGTTCTTTCTGACGAAAACCTTCGGGCGCTGCTCGACATTAAGGTATTTGTCGACACCGATCCTGATGTGCGTATCCTTCGCCGGGTACTCCGGGATATTGAAGAACGCGGCCGCACAATTCAATCGATCCATCATCAATATTTAACTACAGTTAAACCGATGCACGAAGCATTCATCGAGCCTTCTAAGAAATACGCCGACCTTATCCTTCCTGAGGGCGGACAAAATGCTGTAGGGATTGAACTCCTTACGGTGTTGACCGAAAAGTACTTAACAGGTGACCAAAAGTGGGCCGAGGTTTAATCGTCGGTATTATAAAGCACCGTACTACGCAGAAGCAATTCTGCAGAGTACGGTGCTTTTGTATGTAGCCCTATCCCCTTCTAATGCATAAAAATACCCTCTCACGATCAAACTACCTTTTAGCGTTCCAGTGAGCGCATTAAATGACCCAGGGGGCGACAACTAATGGCTAAACCGGACAATCGGGCAGATAATGTAGAACATTTGCAGCAGCATATTCAGGATACGATTGAGAACCTGCGTGAAGGGGAAGAATATTTGAACGAATTCTCCTCAGAGATCAGCAGCGAGGAACGCAATCAAATCGAAGAAAAGAATGATCGTCGTAGAGATAGCATCCAAGCTTTCCGCGAAGAAGTTAAAGATGAAGCCGCGCACCAACGCTCCGAAGAATAGGTAAATCGTTTAGCTAATACTCGAACCTATGAAGCGGCCTAGTCCCGGAAAGTGGGGCCGGGCCGCTTTTATTCGTTCATTCTTCAATAAGTTTCTTTAACAGATTCTTCAGACAAATTCTACTGAATATATCCTCAGAATCAGAAGCAAGATATAAACCTGACCACATCACAGATAAGGAGGGTATTTGATGCAAAACCAGCGGGATGAACAGCAGCAGCAACCTATTTTCTCTCAACCCCCTAAGGTTATCACCACTAAAGACACGCTATATTTAAAGGATCAGTTGTCCTGGCAACTGATTGCTATGAAGAAGTGCTACCATTTTGCCCGCGAATGCTCAGACTCTGATATCAGCCATGCCATTGATCAGGCCGGCCAAATGCACCAACGTCATTTCGAGCTGTTGTTAAAACACCTGCAAAACGACAACACCAGTGAAATGAAGACCGTGCAGAAAAAGCTGCAACAATAGAAAGGAGTGACCTGACGCCATGAGTTCAAATGAAAATAAAAATATCATTAAAAATCCAAAGCCTCCTTATGAACCTAAAGTAAAGGGGCCGGAATTAAATGACCGAGATCGTGTAAATGACATCCTTGCTATGGAGAAATACTTAACCGACAGCTTTAATATTTCTGCCAGAGAAGCGAGCCATCCCGAACTTCACGATGACATCCTGACCGTTCTGAACGAGACCCACCAGTGTCAGTATGGGATGTATGAGCTAATGTTCCAGAAAGGCCATTATAAGCTGGAGGC harbors:
- a CDS encoding threonine aldolase family protein, translated to MNEYQLLVEAFNRTTYPLSGHGRRSIQVLKEAFQDVDENLDSDIYGSGQLIEDFQAEMAEFLGKESAVFFPSGTMAQQIALRIWCDRKGFKKVAYHPLCHLEIHEQDGLKELHHLEPVLLADKNRLIHLEDVLNMDKEVACLLLELPQREIGGQLPDYTELEAISAYCREQGILLHLDGARLFEVLPYYEKTAAEICALFDSVYVSFYKGIGGIAGAILAGSEDFTQESKIWKRRHGGDLISLYPYITAADYYFKQRVHKMGQYYEEAKELASFFNQSEAVSTLPVEPVSNMFHVHFELPKEKLMPILIAIYESTGIGFTQVLREIEGTTSCYYEASIGDRYAGVPKEKLREAFKQLDEKIREAQKVDKR
- a CDS encoding spore coat protein; translated protein: MSSNENKNIIKNPKPPYEPKVKGPELNDRDRVNDILAMEKYLTDSFNISAREASHPELHDDILTVLNETHQCQYGMYELMFQKGHYKLEAEEQRKLDQAYKQFDNYSSQFPYSSTNIH
- the tlp gene encoding small acid-soluble spore protein Tlp, whose translation is MAKPDNRADNVEHLQQHIQDTIENLREGEEYLNEFSSEISSEERNQIEEKNDRRRDSIQAFREEVKDEAAHQRSEE
- the udk gene encoding uridine kinase; this translates as MLIIGIAGGTGSGKTTVARSVIDRLGSSKVTFISQDNYYKDHSHLSMAERGSINYDHPFAFDNELLIEHLKCLKEGKPAQAPVYDFTIHARSTVDSVNLEANNIVILEGLHVLSDENLRALLDIKVFVDTDPDVRILRRVLRDIEERGRTIQSIHHQYLTTVKPMHEAFIEPSKKYADLILPEGGQNAVGIELLTVLTEKYLTGDQKWAEV
- a CDS encoding aldose 1-epimerase family protein, which gives rise to MITTLKSSTATAQIKSIGAELISFKKEENGVEYIWNGDAAYWPGHSPVLFPIVCAVNNGEIRVDGKSYPLKNHGFVRHNEFELVEASESRAIYRHTYNETTLAIYPYKFDLYITYTLEGNKLEIDYRVNNIDEQEIFFQLGTHPAFNCPLEEGGHIQDYYLEFEQKETLERLFMNKSNQLVSGKSEVILENEQILPLSYEMFEEGALVFRNINSQRVALKSKESTKSVVLSYENFPYMGLWQPKNAPFICVEPWHGIADADNFTGELKDKEMIISLNPGESFKSSLTIEVN
- a CDS encoding Zn-dependent hydrolase, with product MQLRKLTVNGERLKNTIETFADFGRTDNNGVTRLSLSEEDLKVRSYFRSCCKELGMNVRVDDMGTMYATLAGAKEKPPIVIGSHMDTVKKGGRFDGVLGVIAGLEIVRTLVDQGITPEIPITVMNFTNEEGARFEPSMMASGVLSGKFDKAVMMSKKDPEGTTFQEALEASGFAGDAANRIQEATAYLELHIEQGPVLEREDLSIGIVDCVVGMACYEIEVTGESDHAGTTPMEMRKDALFAANDLITELRNKLGLLDSELVYTMGRMNVLPNIHTVIPNQVIFTVEARHKDMGVVREVEAIIQSLPVLQGECGVTTTKLWGRDTVWFDPNICNRVEQAALSLGYSHKKMASGAGHDAQFVAGFLPSAMVFVPSVKGKSHCEEELTSYEDCEKGVNILLETVLCLLK